In the Desulfovibrio subterraneus genome, GAAGAGTGTGCGGTCACCCTGCATGCAGTCGAGCAGCAGCCGTTCATACGCATTGGGCGGGGTAACGCCGAACACTTCCTGATACTTGAAGGAGAGTGACATGGACGACATGCACGACTTGGGACCGGGCTGTTTGGTCTGAATGGTCAGGTCAATGCCTTCGTCAGGCTGGATTTTCAGGACCAGCACATTGGCGGGCATCTGCGCTTTTGATGTCATGCCGAACATGGAGTAGGGCACGCGTTTGAACGTGACCGCGATTTCAGAAACCTTGCGCTGCAGCCCTTTGCCGGAGCGCAGGTAGAAAGGCACCCCCTGCCATCGCCAGTTATCGATAAGCAGCCGTGCCGCCACATAGGTTTCCGTTTCGGAATCCTGTGCCACGCCGCGCTCTCTGCGGTAATCGGGCAGGGCAGAATGTGCCGTGCGGGTGCCGGTCTGGGTATTGGGCAGGATATTGGGCGGACCAGCCATGTATTGCCCGCGGACGATCCAGTTGGCAGGGTCATCCTCCGGCCACGGGCGGATGGAGCGCAGCAGTTTGGTGCGCTCTTCCCGCACCCTTTCCGCCTGAAAGGATATGGGCGGCTCCATGGCGGTTATGGCCAGCATCTGCAGCATGTGATTCTGGAACATGTCGCGCAGGCATCCCGCCTTGTCGTAATAGCCGCCGCGGTGTTCCACGCCTATGGATTCCAGCGCGGAAATCTGGATGTGATCGATGTAGCTTCGGTTCCAGAGCGGCTCGAATATGGCATTGGCAAAGCGGAACATGAGCACGGACTGCACGGTCTCCTTGCCGAGATAATGGTCCATGCGGAAAATCTGGTGCGGGGCAAGCACCTTGCCGAGTCGGGCGTCCAGCCGCAGAGCGGATTGCAGGTCGTGTCCGAAGGGTTTTTCAAAGACCACGCGCGCCCAGGGTTTATGGTCCTGACCTTCTGATGTCATGCCCGCCTGTGCGAGCCGTTCCACCACCTCGGGGTGCAGTTCGGGCGGCAGCGCCAGATAGAAAAGGCGGTTGCCCGAAGAATCGAAATCGAGATCGCATACGGAACAACGACCGGCCAGCTTTTCATAGGCGGCAGGGTCATCATAGCTGCCCGATGTGTAGCGGCACATGGCGAGAAAGGCGTTCAGCGTGTCCGCCGGTTGTTCGCCGTGGGCGTCTGTAATGGCCTCCCGCATGCGTTCCCTGAATACTTCGTCGGTCATTTCAGAGCGGGCAAAGCCGAGAATGTAGAACCGTGGCGGCAGCAGGCGGCGCAAGGCAAGACCATACAGGGCGGGAATGAGTTTGCGGTGCACAAGATCGCCGGATGCGCCGAACACGATGATGCCGCAATCCTCAACGGGCTGTTCGGCGCAGACGTTGGGATGGTTGAGAGCGTATTCCAGATTCATGGAGCGATCCTTGTTATTTCTTTACGGCGTGTCCGCCGAACTCGTTGCGCAGGGCCGCGAGCACGCGGTTGGAAAAGGCATTGTCCTGCCGTGAGGCAAACCGGCGGTAAAGCGCTTGCGCCAGCACGGGCGCGGCTACACCGTGATGCACGGTTTCCAGCACGGTCCAGCGGCCTTCGCCGGAATCTTCCACATATCCCTTGAGTCCGGCAAGGTCAGGGTCCTTGGCAAGGGCGCTGTCCAGCAGTTCCAGCAGCCACGAGCGGACCACGCTGCCTCTGTTCCACAGGGCGGCTATGCCCTGCAGATCCAGATTTTCAAAGGGACCGCTCTTCATCAGTTCAAACCCTTCACCGTAGGCTTCCATCAGAGCATATTCAATGCCGTTGTGCACCATCTTGACGAAGTGGCCGGATCCGACCGGCCCTACATGCTTCCAGCCTTGTTCCGGTGCCAGAGCGTTGAGCGCGGGGGCAATGCGCATGATGTGTTCTGCCTCGCCGCCCACCATGGTGCAATAGCCAATCTCAAGCCCCCAGATGCCGCCGGAAACCCCTGCGTCCACGTAGCCGATATCCTTGGCCGCCAGCAGCGCGGCGTTGGCGGCATCATCCCGCCAGTAGGAGTTGCCGCCTTCCACCACAAGGTCTCCGGGGGCGAGAATGGTGGAAAGCTCCTCAATCATGCTTTTTGTGACATCTCCGGCGGGCAGCATGCACCAGACCACCCTCGGAGCCTTGAGCATGTCGCACAGGGCCTCGAGCGATTCCGCGCCCCGTGCGCCTTCGTCCTGCATCTGCCGCACCTTGTCGGCCGAGCGGTTCCATACCACCACATCGTGCCCGCCCTTGAGCAGGCGGCGGGCCATGTTCATGCCCATTCTTCCGAGTCCTACCATGGCTATCTGCATGAATTACTTCCTGTGTTAGCTGTTGGTTCCGCAGCGGGTTGCAGCCGCGGCGGGAGAATTCAGAATACATGGTACAACAGGCGCAGAAACGTGGCAACGTGGCGTGTTTTCATGGGGCGCAAATCCGTCGTTTTCCTGCTCGGAATTTCCTGCTACCTTGCCCCGTATGGTCATTGCAGTACTCTCCGATATTCATGGCAATCTTGAAGCCTTTCAAAGCGTGCTTGCGGATATGGACGCACAGGTGCCGCCGCCTGCGGAGATCTTATCGCTCGGCGACAATCTCGGCTATGGTCCTGACCCGGAAGCCTGTGTGCAGCTCGTGCGCGAGCGGGGCATTCATTCCGTCATGGGCAATCATGAGCTCGGCGTTGCCCGTTCGAAATACCGCAGCTGGTTCAATTCCCAGTCACGTGAGGCTTTGCAGCGCACATGCGAGCTGGTGAGCCCGGAAACAGTGGATTACATTGCGGGTCTGCCCATGGCGCTGTCAAAGCATGATGCCCTGTTTGTGCATGGCCTGCCGCCGGATTCCGCG is a window encoding:
- the zwf gene encoding glucose-6-phosphate dehydrogenase, which gives rise to MNLEYALNHPNVCAEQPVEDCGIIVFGASGDLVHRKLIPALYGLALRRLLPPRFYILGFARSEMTDEVFRERMREAITDAHGEQPADTLNAFLAMCRYTSGSYDDPAAYEKLAGRCSVCDLDFDSSGNRLFYLALPPELHPEVVERLAQAGMTSEGQDHKPWARVVFEKPFGHDLQSALRLDARLGKVLAPHQIFRMDHYLGKETVQSVLMFRFANAIFEPLWNRSYIDHIQISALESIGVEHRGGYYDKAGCLRDMFQNHMLQMLAITAMEPPISFQAERVREERTKLLRSIRPWPEDDPANWIVRGQYMAGPPNILPNTQTGTRTAHSALPDYRRERGVAQDSETETYVAARLLIDNWRWQGVPFYLRSGKGLQRKVSEIAVTFKRVPYSMFGMTSKAQMPANVLVLKIQPDEGIDLTIQTKQPGPKSCMSSMSLSFKYQEVFGVTPPNAYERLLLDCMQGDRTLFWSSEGVEAAWRLIDPVLDMWRRRPERCPLHRYPAGSWGPEAADALLVNAGHRWRRPPEMAGTHTAFF
- the gnd gene encoding phosphogluconate dehydrogenase (NAD(+)-dependent, decarboxylating); protein product: MQIAMVGLGRMGMNMARRLLKGGHDVVVWNRSADKVRQMQDEGARGAESLEALCDMLKAPRVVWCMLPAGDVTKSMIEELSTILAPGDLVVEGGNSYWRDDAANAALLAAKDIGYVDAGVSGGIWGLEIGYCTMVGGEAEHIMRIAPALNALAPEQGWKHVGPVGSGHFVKMVHNGIEYALMEAYGEGFELMKSGPFENLDLQGIAALWNRGSVVRSWLLELLDSALAKDPDLAGLKGYVEDSGEGRWTVLETVHHGVAAPVLAQALYRRFASRQDNAFSNRVLAALRNEFGGHAVKK
- a CDS encoding metallophosphoesterase family protein produces the protein MVIAVLSDIHGNLEAFQSVLADMDAQVPPPAEILSLGDNLGYGPDPEACVQLVRERGIHSVMGNHELGVARSKYRSWFNSQSREALQRTCELVSPETVDYIAGLPMALSKHDALFVHGLPPDSALKYLYELDSKQIQALFGTFNESIAFIGHTHELELVELEPDGIFRRPLVEGLHCLDRNTRYIVNIGAVGQPRDGDRRAKYVLWDTETWELQVRFIKYDVQTTVKKFKEAGMPQRYAERLL